The following are encoded together in the Coriobacteriia bacterium genome:
- a CDS encoding PadR family transcriptional regulator, whose product MSTAEHEHGDDAPVAGAVPGLRRRRCCESGDGTRRGVGAGRGAFVEPALLAVLARSEGYGYDLVRAIEDATGGEVVPDAGGLYRLLRRLEEDGFVTSEWQDGGSGPQRRSYRITDDGRALLEHWVGHLEERRRALEVLIGAARGASEGAAGRGEGQDG is encoded by the coding sequence ATGAGCACAGCCGAACACGAGCACGGAGACGACGCGCCGGTGGCGGGTGCCGTGCCCGGTCTTCGGCGCAGGCGCTGCTGTGAGTCAGGCGATGGCACCCGACGCGGTGTGGGCGCGGGGCGCGGGGCGTTCGTCGAACCCGCGCTGCTTGCGGTCCTCGCCCGGTCGGAAGGCTACGGATACGACCTGGTGCGGGCGATCGAGGATGCGACCGGCGGCGAAGTGGTGCCGGACGCCGGCGGTCTCTACCGCTTGCTCCGACGTTTGGAAGAGGACGGATTCGTCACCTCCGAGTGGCAGGACGGCGGCAGTGGGCCGCAGCGCCGTTCGTACCGCATCACCGACGACGGGCGTGCGCTGCTCGAACACTGGGTCGGCCATCTGGAAGAGCGCCGACGTGCGCTCGAAGTACTCATAGGTGCGGCGCGGGGTGCCTCGGAAGGCGCTGCCGGCCGCGGAGAGGGGCAGGACGGATGA
- the panC gene encoding pantoate--beta-alanine ligase → MERLGSKQEVRQAVGEARREGKRIALVPTMGALHDGHLSLVSAARERADYVVVSVFVNPTQFAPGEDFEAYPRDVARDIDLLGAEGVDLVFTPSTEAMYTLDAEVMVEPGPLGAVLEGATRPAHFRGVCTVVTKLLSITAPDLAFFGQKDYQQLAVLRRMVRDLDLPVKVVGCPTVRECDGLAMSSRNVYLSREERAAAIVLYRALRSAETLALDGERDAHVLEDAMRSLIESELLATLDYAVVADAVTLEPLDTIGPAPARGLIAARVGATRLIDNLALEVV, encoded by the coding sequence GTGGAGCGCCTTGGCTCGAAGCAGGAGGTGCGGCAGGCGGTCGGCGAAGCGCGCCGCGAGGGCAAGCGCATCGCGCTCGTCCCCACGATGGGCGCTCTGCACGACGGGCACCTGTCGCTCGTGAGCGCTGCCCGCGAGCGCGCGGACTACGTGGTGGTCTCGGTCTTCGTGAACCCGACGCAGTTCGCGCCGGGCGAGGACTTCGAGGCGTATCCGCGCGACGTGGCGCGGGATATCGACTTGCTGGGCGCCGAAGGGGTGGACCTCGTGTTCACGCCGTCGACCGAGGCGATGTACACACTGGATGCCGAGGTGATGGTCGAGCCGGGCCCGCTCGGCGCGGTGCTCGAGGGCGCCACGCGGCCTGCGCACTTCCGCGGGGTCTGCACGGTCGTCACCAAGCTTCTCAGCATCACCGCCCCCGACCTGGCGTTCTTCGGCCAGAAAGACTACCAGCAGCTCGCCGTGCTGCGGCGCATGGTGCGTGACCTCGACTTGCCGGTGAAGGTCGTCGGCTGTCCGACCGTGCGCGAGTGCGACGGGCTGGCGATGTCGAGCCGCAACGTCTACCTCTCGCGTGAGGAGCGCGCAGCGGCGATCGTGCTCTACCGCGCGCTCCGCAGCGCCGAGACGCTTGCGCTCGACGGCGAGCGCGACGCGCATGTGCTCGAGGACGCGATGCGCAGCCTGATCGAGAGCGAGCTGCTCGCAACACTCGACTACGCGGTCGTGGCCGACGCCGTCACACTCGAGCCGCTCGACACGATCGGCCCCGCCCCCGCGCGCGGGCTGATCGCGGCCAGGGTGGGCGCCACCCGACTCATCGACAACCTCGCCCTGGAGGTGGTGTAG
- a CDS encoding ATP-binding protein yields the protein MSSLGLIPAHLTVAIASGKGGTGKTLVATNLSVVAARAGSPVALVDCDADAPNDALFLAPEAPQVAPAEVPLPVVDQEACVLCGACRESCAYGAIRILGGKVLVFPELCHGCGACVRVCTPHAITEERRRVGEVEWGAAERSLVAPAGLDVVTGRLDVGEVKTPTLVRAARGRAKILNRAVTVLDAPPGVACAAVAAVRDADVLVLVTEPTPFGLHDLELAVELGRDMEVPMGVVINRDGVGGTDIAAYCERESLPLLARIPFDRAVAAIYADGGLVVDEHPEGAAWFGGLWSAVLGLTTESDQ from the coding sequence ATGTCCTCGCTCGGTCTTATCCCCGCGCACTTGACCGTGGCGATCGCCTCGGGCAAGGGCGGCACCGGCAAGACGCTCGTCGCGACGAACCTGAGTGTCGTGGCAGCTCGCGCGGGGTCCCCCGTGGCGCTCGTTGACTGCGATGCGGACGCACCCAACGATGCCCTCTTCCTGGCGCCTGAAGCGCCACAGGTGGCCCCCGCAGAGGTTCCTCTCCCGGTCGTGGACCAGGAGGCGTGCGTGCTCTGTGGCGCCTGCCGGGAATCCTGCGCGTACGGTGCGATCAGGATCCTCGGCGGGAAGGTACTCGTGTTCCCCGAGCTGTGTCACGGATGCGGCGCGTGCGTGCGCGTGTGTACCCCGCACGCGATCACCGAGGAGCGGCGGCGCGTCGGTGAGGTCGAGTGGGGTGCAGCCGAGCGTTCGCTGGTGGCCCCGGCCGGCCTTGATGTCGTCACCGGCAGGCTCGATGTCGGTGAGGTGAAGACGCCCACGCTGGTCCGCGCTGCGCGCGGCCGGGCGAAGATCCTGAATCGCGCGGTGACGGTGCTGGATGCACCACCCGGTGTCGCGTGCGCGGCGGTGGCTGCGGTGCGCGACGCCGATGTGCTCGTGCTCGTGACCGAGCCGACTCCCTTCGGACTGCACGACCTCGAACTTGCTGTCGAGTTGGGTCGCGACATGGAGGTCCCGATGGGTGTCGTCATCAACCGCGACGGCGTGGGAGGCACCGACATCGCAGCCTACTGTGAGCGCGAGTCGCTGCCTCTGCTCGCCCGGATTCCGTTCGATCGAGCGGTGGCGGCGATCTACGCCGATGGCGGACTCGTCGTGGACGAGCATCCCGAGGGCGCGGCATGGTTCGGGGGACTGTGGTCCGCGGTGCTCGGCCTGACGACGGAGAGTGACCAGTGA
- the folP gene encoding dihydropteroate synthase yields MTNAPASRTWRCGAFRLSLDHTLVMGIVNVTPDSFSDGGRFADPLVAVEHARGLADVGADVIDVGGESTRPGSGAVPPRAELARVLSVITALVHCLDIPVSIDTRHAEVASACVREGASIVNDISGFRDPAMVALAARCEAGLVVMHMLGEPKTMQDEPVYTDVVAEVRDYLSKRAAELESAGVARDRIALDPGIGFGKTTAHNLELLRRLPEIAVLGYPVLVGASRKRFIGELTGEVRPDRRLAGSVAAAVWSAHHGADIVRVHDVADTVQALVVAHAIEGASDD; encoded by the coding sequence ATGACGAACGCGCCCGCCTCGCGCACGTGGCGCTGCGGGGCCTTCCGGCTGTCGCTCGACCACACGCTCGTGATGGGCATCGTGAACGTCACGCCCGACTCATTCTCGGACGGTGGCCGGTTCGCCGATCCGCTCGTCGCCGTCGAGCACGCCCGCGGGCTCGCCGATGTCGGCGCAGATGTCATCGATGTGGGCGGTGAATCGACGCGGCCGGGTTCCGGCGCCGTACCGCCCCGCGCCGAACTCGCGCGCGTGTTGTCGGTGATCACCGCGCTCGTGCACTGTCTCGATATCCCGGTCTCGATCGACACGCGGCATGCCGAGGTCGCTTCGGCGTGTGTCCGCGAAGGGGCGAGCATCGTGAACGACATCTCGGGCTTTCGCGACCCGGCGATGGTGGCGCTCGCCGCTCGCTGCGAGGCCGGCCTCGTGGTGATGCACATGCTCGGCGAGCCCAAGACGATGCAGGACGAGCCGGTCTATACCGACGTGGTTGCCGAGGTGCGCGACTATCTCTCGAAACGGGCGGCGGAACTCGAGAGCGCCGGCGTGGCCCGCGACCGGATCGCACTCGATCCGGGGATAGGTTTCGGGAAGACGACCGCGCACAACCTCGAACTGCTGCGGCGCCTCCCCGAGATCGCTGTGCTCGGCTATCCCGTGCTCGTCGGCGCGTCGCGTAAGCGCTTCATCGGCGAGCTCACCGGCGAGGTCCGCCCCGACCGCCGCCTTGCGGGGAGCGTGGCCGCGGCGGTGTGGTCGGCGCACCACGGCGCGGACATCGTGCGCGTGCACGATGTCGCGGACACCGTGCAGGCGCTCGTGGTGGCGCACGCGATCGAAGGAGCGAGCGATGACTGA
- the folE gene encoding GTP cyclohydrolase I FolE — protein sequence MDRAKIEQGVRLILDGIGEEPSREGLLDTPRRVADMYEEIFAGLGQDASEHFQVTFNEGHQEMVLIRDIPLYSVCEHHLLPFLGRAHVAYIPGKNGRICGLSKIARLVDVFAKRPQVQERMTSQIAETLVEQLDPTGVLVVIEAEHLCMSMRGVQKPGAVTTTSAVRGIFERNPATRAEAMSLIKGAR from the coding sequence ATGGATCGTGCCAAGATCGAACAAGGCGTTCGTCTCATCCTCGATGGCATCGGAGAAGAGCCGTCTCGCGAGGGGCTGCTCGACACGCCGCGTCGCGTGGCCGACATGTACGAGGAGATCTTCGCGGGTCTCGGGCAAGACGCGTCCGAGCACTTCCAGGTCACCTTCAATGAAGGCCACCAGGAGATGGTGCTGATCCGCGACATCCCGCTGTACTCGGTGTGCGAGCATCACCTGCTGCCGTTCCTGGGTCGCGCGCACGTCGCCTACATTCCCGGCAAGAACGGGCGGATCTGCGGGCTTTCGAAGATCGCGCGGCTCGTCGACGTGTTCGCGAAGCGGCCGCAGGTGCAGGAGCGGATGACGTCGCAGATCGCCGAGACGCTCGTCGAGCAGCTCGACCCCACCGGCGTGCTCGTGGTCATCGAGGCCGAGCATCTGTGCATGTCGATGCGCGGCGTGCAGAAGCCGGGCGCGGTCACCACGACCTCGGCGGTGCGCGGCATCTTCGAGCGCAATCCCGCCACGCGTGCCGAGGCGATGAGCCTCATCAAGGGCGCACGATGA
- the nadA gene encoding quinolinate synthase NadA, translating into MADAPVMPAEVRVLARDRGAVIFAHNYQRAEVQAVADVVGDSLELARRAATVAAQVIVLAGVRFMAETAAILAPGKTVLLPRADAGCPMADMITAPQLAAWKAEHPGVPVVMYVNTSAEVKALTDVCCTSANAVEVVRSLGAPKVLFGPDRNLGAWIAAQLPEVEMLLWDGYCPVHDAVTLEIVLAAKAAHPGAPVIAHPECRPEVSAEADEVLSTSQMIRYAARAGEPEIIVVTEGGLLTGLAKAAPDTRFIGLTPPMLCPNMKLTRLEHVRDALRDMTGAVVVPDDVATAARGSLERMTAIG; encoded by the coding sequence ATGGCAGACGCTCCGGTCATGCCCGCCGAGGTGCGCGTGCTCGCCCGCGACCGCGGTGCGGTCATCTTCGCGCACAACTACCAGCGTGCCGAGGTGCAGGCGGTCGCCGACGTGGTGGGCGACTCGCTCGAGCTTGCGCGCCGCGCCGCAACGGTCGCCGCGCAGGTGATCGTGCTCGCGGGCGTGCGGTTCATGGCCGAGACCGCGGCGATACTCGCGCCCGGCAAGACGGTGCTGCTGCCGCGCGCTGACGCCGGCTGCCCGATGGCCGATATGATCACCGCGCCGCAGCTCGCCGCGTGGAAGGCCGAGCACCCCGGTGTGCCGGTCGTGATGTATGTGAACACCTCGGCAGAGGTCAAAGCGCTCACCGACGTGTGCTGCACGTCGGCCAACGCCGTCGAAGTCGTCCGCTCGCTCGGGGCGCCCAAGGTGCTGTTCGGGCCGGACCGGAACCTCGGGGCGTGGATCGCGGCGCAGCTGCCCGAGGTGGAGATGCTCCTGTGGGACGGCTACTGTCCGGTGCACGACGCCGTGACGCTCGAGATCGTGCTCGCGGCGAAAGCCGCGCATCCGGGCGCTCCGGTTATCGCGCATCCCGAGTGTCGCCCCGAGGTGAGCGCCGAGGCCGACGAGGTGCTCTCCACGAGCCAGATGATCCGCTACGCGGCCAGGGCGGGAGAGCCTGAGATCATCGTGGTGACCGAAGGCGGTCTGCTCACGGGCCTTGCGAAGGCGGCGCCCGATACGCGCTTCATCGGCCTCACGCCGCCGATGCTGTGTCCGAATATGAAGCTCACGCGCCTCGAGCACGTGCGCGACGCGCTCCGCGACATGACCGGAGCGGTCGTCGTCCCGGATGACGTGGCGACAGCGGCGCGCGGCTCGCTCGAGCGCATGACGGCGATCGGGTAA
- the folK gene encoding 2-amino-4-hydroxy-6-hydroxymethyldihydropteridine diphosphokinase: protein MTDAYVGLGSNLGDRLLNLARALEAIEALDETRVVSVSNVVESTPWGVTDQPLFANAVARVATAIPADRFLGLLRELETALGRVTAERNGPRIIDLDLLLYGDDEWQTPELTVPHPRLAERDFAVTPLLEIAPHAEWPDGSPVTRDRATEGRITASLGPVPGFSEVTPPVGGWAGAHGYGDEFGAWEEVAARRFSAGQGTSFALDLLFDAAVLEQEGIPYGWDPLPPQQEYSPWALPRLYRLLVPPPLAPRARELLAAVRAASPSPEDAVRLVNATEGDSDEGDEGGF, encoded by the coding sequence ATGACTGATGCGTACGTGGGGCTCGGCAGCAACCTCGGCGATCGCCTCCTCAACCTCGCGCGTGCGCTCGAGGCCATCGAAGCGCTCGACGAGACCCGGGTCGTTTCGGTCTCCAACGTCGTCGAGTCCACGCCGTGGGGCGTGACCGACCAGCCGCTGTTCGCCAACGCCGTGGCGCGCGTTGCGACGGCGATTCCTGCCGACCGCTTCCTCGGCCTGCTGAGAGAGCTCGAGACGGCCCTCGGCAGGGTCACGGCCGAACGCAACGGGCCGCGCATCATCGACCTCGACCTACTGCTCTACGGCGATGACGAGTGGCAGACGCCCGAGCTCACGGTGCCCCACCCTCGCCTGGCCGAGCGCGACTTTGCCGTGACGCCGCTTCTGGAGATCGCGCCGCATGCCGAGTGGCCGGACGGCTCTCCAGTCACGCGCGATCGCGCCACCGAAGGACGCATCACCGCGTCGCTCGGGCCGGTCCCCGGCTTCAGTGAGGTCACGCCGCCCGTCGGCGGATGGGCTGGCGCGCATGGGTACGGCGACGAGTTCGGGGCGTGGGAAGAGGTCGCCGCCCGGCGGTTCTCCGCAGGTCAGGGCACATCGTTCGCGCTCGACTTGCTGTTCGACGCCGCAGTGCTTGAGCAGGAGGGGATCCCGTATGGCTGGGATCCACTGCCCCCGCAGCAGGAGTACAGTCCCTGGGCGCTGCCGCGGCTGTACCGGCTGCTCGTGCCGCCGCCGCTCGCCCCGCGCGCCCGCGAACTGCTCGCGGCGGTGCGCGCGGCCAGCCCGTCGCCTGAGGACGCTGTCCGGCTGGTGAATGCCACCGAAGGCGACTCCGACGAAGGTGACGAAGGCGGGTTCTGA
- a CDS encoding NifB/NifX family molybdenum-iron cluster-binding protein: protein MKVAVSSLGTSLDDRVDDHFGRARYFVIADTDSDTGEAVDNATNMNALQGAGIAAAETVSDHGATAVITGHLGPKAFAALKAAEIPGYNGSGMTVRSAVAAFAAGELPALTEAGEAHAG from the coding sequence ATGAAAGTCGCAGTCTCATCGCTCGGCACGTCGCTCGACGACCGCGTCGACGACCACTTCGGCCGGGCGCGCTACTTCGTCATCGCGGACACGGACTCCGATACCGGAGAGGCCGTGGACAACGCCACGAACATGAACGCGCTGCAGGGCGCCGGGATCGCGGCCGCCGAGACCGTGTCGGACCACGGTGCCACGGCCGTGATCACCGGCCACCTCGGACCGAAAGCGTTCGCCGCGCTCAAGGCGGCGGAGATCCCCGGCTACAACGGCAGCGGCATGACGGTGCGCAGCGCGGTAGCGGCGTTCGCGGCCGGGGAGTTGCCGGCGCTCACCGAAGCAGGAGAAGCACACGCCGGCTGA
- the ftsH gene encoding ATP-dependent zinc metalloprotease FtsH yields the protein MNRNLRTALLYLLLIVLALLFLARSLAPAEIVPLESSEFLAALAEDRVVSAEVFARTQVVDGEYYPDEATQDAEEPVEFTTTYLDSTALTTALDENPPSDGYTVNMQDSSVWLSVLGTIIPVILIAVMLFWLMNQMQGGNSKVMSFGKSRAKRITRDQPRITFKDVAGVDEAVEELEEIKEFLANPGKFQALGAKIPKGVLLVGPPGTGKTLLARAVAGEAGVPFFTISGSDFVEMFVGVGASRVRDLFEQAKAASPCIVFIDELDAVGRMRGAGLGGGHDEREQTLNQLLVEMDGFDIKDNVIIMAATNRPDVLDSALLRPGRFDRQILVDRPDLKGRHEILKIHSRGKPLGPDIDLEVLARRTPGFTGADLANLVNEAALLAARHGKKEIDMVELEDSIERVIAGPEKKSRIISEKEKRIIAYHESGHALVGHVLPNTDPIHKISIISRGRALGYTLALPVEDKFLSARGEMLDDIAMMLGGRVAEAIAIGDITTGASNDIERATKLARQMVTQYGMSEKLGPMMLGEGAHEVFLGRDFSAQANYSQEIAFEIDKEVRRLIDEAYDTAFKILTERRELLDLMADVLVERETVDKGELEALLDGRWAEHLELEKQREAEEAATPKPKKSKQTEVTPSVEEAPAAEEPPSDPRPIVDVSTTGISD from the coding sequence GTGAACCGCAATCTGAGAACCGCGCTTCTCTACCTCCTGCTTATCGTGCTGGCGCTGCTGTTCCTGGCCCGGTCACTCGCTCCGGCTGAGATCGTGCCACTCGAGAGTTCCGAGTTCCTGGCGGCGCTTGCGGAGGACAGGGTCGTCTCGGCGGAGGTCTTCGCGCGCACGCAGGTCGTAGACGGCGAGTACTATCCCGACGAAGCGACGCAAGACGCCGAGGAGCCGGTCGAGTTCACGACGACCTACCTCGACAGCACGGCGCTCACGACGGCGCTTGACGAGAACCCGCCAAGCGACGGATACACGGTCAACATGCAGGACAGTTCGGTCTGGCTGAGTGTGCTCGGCACGATCATCCCGGTGATCCTCATCGCCGTCATGCTGTTCTGGCTCATGAACCAGATGCAGGGTGGCAACTCAAAGGTGATGTCGTTCGGCAAGAGCCGGGCGAAGCGCATCACGCGCGATCAGCCGCGCATCACGTTCAAAGACGTCGCGGGTGTGGACGAAGCGGTGGAGGAGCTTGAGGAGATCAAGGAGTTCCTCGCCAACCCCGGCAAGTTCCAGGCGCTCGGTGCGAAGATCCCGAAGGGCGTTCTGCTCGTCGGCCCTCCGGGAACCGGCAAGACGCTGCTGGCCCGCGCGGTCGCGGGTGAGGCGGGCGTTCCGTTCTTCACCATCTCAGGCTCGGACTTCGTTGAGATGTTCGTCGGCGTGGGTGCGAGCCGTGTGCGCGACCTGTTCGAGCAGGCGAAGGCCGCGAGTCCCTGCATCGTCTTCATCGACGAGCTCGACGCCGTGGGTCGGATGCGCGGCGCGGGTCTCGGCGGCGGGCACGATGAGCGTGAGCAGACGCTCAACCAGCTGCTTGTGGAGATGGACGGCTTCGACATCAAGGACAACGTCATCATCATGGCGGCCACCAACCGCCCCGACGTGCTCGACTCGGCACTGCTTCGTCCGGGCCGATTCGACCGGCAGATCCTCGTCGATCGTCCCGACCTCAAGGGCCGTCACGAGATCCTCAAGATCCACTCGCGCGGCAAGCCGCTCGGCCCGGACATCGACCTCGAGGTTCTTGCGCGCCGCACGCCCGGCTTCACCGGCGCCGATCTCGCCAACCTCGTGAACGAGGCCGCGCTGCTGGCTGCGCGTCACGGCAAGAAGGAGATCGACATGGTGGAGCTCGAGGACTCCATCGAGCGCGTCATCGCCGGTCCCGAGAAGAAGAGCCGCATCATCTCCGAAAAGGAGAAGCGCATCATCGCGTACCACGAGTCGGGTCATGCACTCGTGGGGCACGTCCTGCCCAACACCGACCCGATTCACAAGATCAGCATCATCAGCCGCGGTCGTGCGCTCGGCTACACCCTCGCGCTTCCGGTGGAGGACAAGTTCCTCTCGGCGCGCGGTGAGATGCTCGACGACATTGCGATGATGCTCGGTGGGCGCGTGGCCGAGGCGATCGCCATCGGCGACATCACCACCGGCGCGAGCAACGATATCGAGCGCGCCACCAAGCTGGCGCGGCAGATGGTCACGCAGTATGGAATGAGCGAGAAGCTCGGTCCGATGATGCTCGGCGAAGGTGCGCACGAGGTCTTCCTCGGCCGCGATTTCTCGGCGCAGGCGAACTACTCGCAGGAGATCGCGTTCGAGATCGACAAGGAGGTGCGTCGCCTGATCGACGAGGCGTACGACACCGCCTTCAAGATCCTCACCGAGCGCCGCGAGCTGCTCGATCTGATGGCCGACGTGCTCGTGGAGCGCGAGACGGTGGACAAGGGCGAACTCGAGGCGCTGCTCGACGGGCGCTGGGCCGAGCACCTAGAGCTCGAGAAGCAGCGCGAGGCCGAAGAGGCCGCGACGCCCAAGCCGAAGAAGAGCAAGCAGACCGAGGTTACGCCGTCCGTCGAGGAGGCGCCGGCTGCCGAAGAGCCCCCGTCCGATCCGCGCCCGATCGTGGACGTGTCGACGACCGGTATCAGCGACTAG
- a CDS encoding NifB/NifX family molybdenum-iron cluster-binding protein: protein MTENGRIVLAVPTNGAGGLDCERSGHFGRCDCFTVVEIEDGAVVGVRIVGNPPHEEGGCLRPVNLLAGEGVNALVVAGIGGRPLAGFTDAGIAVYFDNTRPVVSEVIDAMLADEVELIDPSYVCGGH from the coding sequence GTGACTGAGAACGGACGAATCGTACTGGCGGTGCCCACCAACGGCGCGGGTGGACTGGACTGCGAGCGGTCGGGCCACTTCGGGCGCTGCGACTGTTTCACCGTGGTGGAGATCGAGGACGGGGCCGTGGTGGGCGTGCGCATCGTGGGCAACCCGCCGCACGAGGAGGGCGGCTGCCTCCGGCCGGTCAACCTGCTGGCGGGCGAGGGAGTGAACGCGCTCGTGGTCGCCGGCATCGGCGGGCGTCCGCTCGCCGGGTTCACCGACGCGGGCATCGCCGTCTACTTCGATAACACCCGTCCCGTGGTGTCCGAGGTCATCGACGCCATGCTCGCGGACGAGGTCGAGCTCATCGACCCGTCGTACGTGTGCGGCGGCCACTAG
- the panB gene encoding 3-methyl-2-oxobutanoate hydroxymethyltransferase: MSSTPASGPVARVTTTGLVAMKAAGEPIVMITAYDAPGARLVEAAGVDAVLVGDSLGMTVLGYDSTLPVTMDDMVRATSAVSRGTSRVLVVADMPFMSYQASAEDALRNAGRFLAEAGAHAVKLEGGVAVAELVGLMTDAGIPVMGHVGLTPQSVNVFGGYKLQGRDTESAVRLVEDCLALEAAGAFAVVLELVPAELAALISEELTIPTIGIGAGAGCDGQVQVFHDILGLGTFTPKHAKRYAEVGSAITKAVAAYAADVRSAAFPGEAHFSHLDAEVVAELERLLPLTDGED, translated from the coding sequence ATGAGTAGCACACCGGCTTCGGGGCCCGTTGCGCGGGTCACCACCACCGGTCTGGTCGCGATGAAGGCCGCCGGCGAGCCGATCGTGATGATCACCGCCTACGACGCGCCGGGGGCACGTCTGGTGGAGGCGGCCGGCGTGGACGCCGTGCTCGTTGGCGACTCCCTCGGCATGACCGTCCTCGGCTACGACAGCACCCTGCCGGTCACGATGGACGACATGGTGCGCGCCACTTCGGCGGTCTCGCGCGGCACCTCGCGGGTGCTCGTGGTGGCCGACATGCCCTTCATGAGCTACCAGGCGAGCGCCGAGGATGCCCTGCGCAACGCGGGCCGTTTCCTCGCCGAGGCAGGTGCGCACGCCGTCAAGCTCGAGGGCGGCGTGGCGGTTGCCGAGCTTGTGGGCCTCATGACCGACGCCGGCATCCCCGTGATGGGCCACGTGGGCCTCACGCCGCAGTCCGTGAACGTCTTCGGCGGCTACAAGCTGCAAGGGCGCGACACCGAGAGCGCCGTGCGCCTCGTGGAGGACTGTCTCGCGCTCGAGGCGGCCGGTGCGTTCGCGGTCGTGCTCGAACTCGTGCCCGCCGAACTCGCGGCGCTCATCTCCGAGGAACTCACGATCCCCACGATCGGCATCGGCGCCGGCGCCGGCTGCGACGGGCAGGTGCAGGTCTTCCACGACATCCTCGGCCTGGGCACGTTCACGCCCAAGCACGCGAAGCGCTACGCCGAGGTCGGCAGCGCGATCACCAAGGCGGTTGCGGCGTACGCCGCCGACGTGCGGTCCGCGGCGTTTCCCGGTGAGGCTCACTTCTCGCACCTGGACGCCGAGGTCGTCGCCGAACTCGAGCGGCTGCTGCCGCTCACCGACGGAGAGGACTAG
- a CDS encoding ATP-binding protein: MKRVVFASGKGGTGKTTLTALVAREMAAVVPLVLADCDVEAANLPIALAAREIECEPFAGASSAAIDAAACRGCGACVPVCRFDAVGTADGFPRVRAFEIDRWACEGCGACVPACPFGAITMQPSQAGEVCHARTDVGSMTFGRLAPGEDLSGKLVTEVRGRADALADRDSAGLMLIDGPPGVGCPAIAAITNTDLLIAVTEPTLSGEHDLLRLLTLARHLRVPVGVVLNKADLSNTGAERMRARVQDEGLGLIAEVPYDTGVARAFIAPEASTEGIAPASAAAVAAVVRWVTERI, translated from the coding sequence GTGAAGCGGGTGGTGTTCGCGTCGGGCAAGGGCGGCACGGGCAAGACCACGCTCACGGCTCTCGTCGCCCGCGAGATGGCCGCCGTGGTGCCGCTCGTGCTGGCCGACTGCGACGTGGAGGCGGCGAATCTCCCGATCGCCCTTGCGGCGCGGGAGATCGAGTGCGAGCCGTTCGCGGGGGCCTCGTCGGCCGCTATCGACGCAGCCGCGTGCCGCGGTTGTGGCGCCTGCGTGCCTGTCTGCCGATTCGATGCGGTTGGTACCGCCGATGGCTTCCCCCGCGTGCGCGCCTTCGAGATCGACCGCTGGGCATGCGAGGGTTGTGGAGCTTGCGTACCTGCCTGTCCCTTCGGCGCCATCACGATGCAGCCCTCGCAGGCAGGCGAAGTGTGCCACGCGCGAACCGACGTGGGCAGCATGACGTTCGGCCGCCTTGCGCCGGGGGAGGACCTCTCCGGCAAGCTGGTGACCGAGGTGCGCGGGCGCGCTGACGCGCTCGCGGATCGGGACAGCGCCGGGCTGATGCTCATCGATGGACCACCGGGGGTGGGGTGTCCTGCGATAGCCGCCATCACCAACACCGACCTGCTCATCGCGGTGACCGAGCCCACGCTTTCGGGGGAGCACGATCTGCTTCGTCTGCTCACGCTCGCCAGACACCTGCGCGTGCCGGTGGGCGTGGTGCTCAACAAGGCCGACCTGTCCAACACGGGTGCCGAGCGGATGCGCGCCCGCGTCCAAGACGAGGGTCTCGGGCTGATCGCCGAGGTGCCCTACGACACCGGCGTCGCCCGCGCGTTCATTGCACCCGAAGCGTCGACCGAGGGTATCGCGCCGGCAAGTGCGGCGGCGGTCGCAGCGGTCGTGCGCTGGGTAACGGAGCGCATCTGA